A single region of the Changchengzhania lutea genome encodes:
- the nadB gene encoding L-aspartate oxidase: MMNANYLVIGSGIAGLTFSVKIAEKFPERTVVIITKSNEEESNTKYAQGGVAIVLNAKKDSFKKHIQDTLIAGDGLCDEAVVELVIKGGPKRLEELMNWGANFDVDKSGNLDLGKEGGHSEYRVVHHKDITGAEIERALLQRAHQLPNITILPHHFAIDLITNHHITDSKAKANSCFGAYVLDQKSETIFTIKADSTLLASGGIGRVYGHTTNPVIATGDGIAMAYRAKAQIKDMEFVQFHPTALYEVEGESSFLISEAVRGFGAYLRDKKGNRFMLGYDERAELASRDIVSQSIDNELKKTGDTHVFLDCTHLDIDAFKKHFPNIYQKCKEQYIDIETDWIPVVPAAHYLCGGIIVDLDGKTSVNNLFACGECSRTGLHGANRLASNSLLEALVYAHNIFKYQSGHDCKTIELNIPNWNDEGTCIAKEHILIQHNLRQLQALMRDYVGIARSNSRLKKSIKHLDLIYKEVEELYKQSKISISLCELRNMVNVSHLIINQSIQRKINKGGYYNIDNM; encoded by the coding sequence ATGATGAATGCAAATTATTTGGTCATTGGTTCTGGTATTGCCGGCTTAACATTTTCGGTTAAAATCGCTGAAAAATTCCCTGAAAGAACGGTCGTTATTATTACTAAATCTAACGAAGAAGAATCTAACACTAAATATGCCCAAGGTGGTGTGGCGATTGTTTTGAATGCTAAAAAAGATTCCTTTAAAAAACATATTCAAGACACTTTAATTGCGGGCGATGGACTATGTGATGAAGCGGTTGTTGAATTGGTAATTAAAGGGGGGCCGAAGCGATTGGAAGAGTTAATGAATTGGGGTGCTAATTTTGATGTTGATAAAAGTGGGAATTTAGATTTAGGAAAAGAAGGGGGACATTCAGAATACCGCGTGGTACACCATAAAGATATTACAGGCGCGGAAATTGAACGCGCTTTGTTACAACGTGCACACCAACTACCCAATATTACCATTTTACCGCATCATTTTGCAATCGATTTAATTACAAATCACCATATAACAGATTCAAAAGCTAAAGCGAATTCCTGTTTTGGAGCTTATGTATTAGATCAGAAATCTGAAACTATTTTCACCATAAAAGCAGATAGCACTTTATTGGCTTCAGGTGGGATTGGTCGTGTTTACGGGCATACTACCAATCCAGTAATTGCAACTGGCGACGGTATTGCGATGGCTTATCGGGCTAAAGCACAGATTAAGGATATGGAATTTGTTCAGTTTCATCCAACAGCATTATATGAAGTTGAAGGCGAATCGTCTTTTTTAATTTCGGAAGCTGTTAGAGGTTTTGGAGCTTATTTACGCGATAAAAAAGGAAACCGGTTTATGCTCGGTTACGACGAAAGAGCAGAATTAGCTTCCAGGGATATTGTCTCGCAAAGTATAGATAATGAATTAAAGAAAACGGGCGATACGCACGTTTTTTTAGACTGTACGCATTTGGATATTGATGCGTTTAAAAAGCATTTTCCTAATATTTATCAAAAATGTAAAGAACAGTATATAGACATTGAGACCGATTGGATTCCTGTAGTGCCAGCAGCACATTATTTATGTGGCGGTATTATTGTAGATCTAGACGGAAAAACATCGGTTAATAATTTATTTGCATGTGGTGAATGTTCTAGAACGGGATTACACGGCGCCAATAGATTAGCATCAAACTCCTTGTTGGAAGCTTTGGTGTATGCGCATAATATTTTTAAATACCAAAGTGGGCATGATTGCAAAACGATTGAATTAAATATTCCAAATTGGAATGATGAGGGGACATGCATTGCAAAAGAACATATTTTAATTCAGCATAATTTAAGACAGTTACAAGCTTTAATGCGAGATTATGTTGGGATCGCTAGAAGCAACAGTCGTCTAAAAAAATCAATCAAGCATTTAGATTTAATTTATAAGGAAGTCGAAGAACTTTATAAACAATCTAAAATTTCAATATCCTTATGTGAACTTCGAAATATGGTCAATGTATCACATTTAATAATCAATCAATCTATACAAAGGAAAATAAATAAAGGAGGTTACTACAATATAGATAATATGTAA
- the nadA gene encoding quinolinate synthase NadA, which produces MSSKEYQIFKMDLKEKITQLKKEKNAVILAHYYQYPEIQDVADYVGDSLGLSQQAAETDADIIVFAGVHFMAETAKILSPDKMVVLPDLEAGCSLADSCPPESFKAFTAKHSDHVVITYVNCSAEIKALSDIVCTSSNALKIVESVPKDTPIIFAPDRNLGKYISKKTGRDMLLWDGSCIVHEAFSIEKLIKLHQKYPDYKIIAHPESEEHILQTATYIGSTSGMINYVKEHADQKFIVATEAGILHKMQQEVPNTKLVPAPAKEDNTCACSECGFMKVNTMQKLYDCLLNERPQIDVPEDIRVKALVPIERMLELSKSL; this is translated from the coding sequence ATGAGTTCCAAAGAATACCAGATATTTAAAATGGATTTAAAAGAAAAAATCACGCAACTTAAAAAAGAGAAGAATGCCGTTATTTTAGCACACTATTATCAGTATCCAGAAATTCAAGACGTTGCAGATTATGTAGGTGATAGTTTGGGCTTGTCTCAACAAGCAGCCGAAACCGATGCCGATATTATTGTATTTGCTGGTGTGCATTTTATGGCAGAAACCGCTAAAATTTTGAGTCCGGATAAAATGGTTGTGTTGCCAGATTTAGAAGCAGGTTGTTCGTTAGCAGATTCCTGTCCGCCAGAATCTTTTAAGGCATTCACGGCAAAACACTCAGATCATGTGGTGATTACTTATGTAAATTGTTCTGCCGAAATTAAAGCTTTAAGCGATATTGTCTGTACATCTTCAAATGCTTTAAAAATAGTAGAATCCGTTCCAAAAGACACCCCCATTATTTTTGCCCCAGATAGAAATTTGGGTAAATACATCAGCAAAAAAACAGGTAGGGATATGCTATTGTGGGATGGGAGTTGTATTGTTCACGAAGCCTTTTCAATAGAAAAACTAATTAAACTCCATCAAAAATATCCGGACTATAAAATTATTGCACATCCAGAATCTGAAGAGCATATTTTACAAACAGCCACTTATATTGGTTCTACTTCGGGAATGATAAATTATGTAAAAGAACATGCCGATCAAAAATTTATTGTAGCTACTGAAGCGGGTATTTTGCATAAAATGCAACAAGAAGTGCCAAACACCAAATTGGTGCCTGCCCCGGCCAAAGAAGATAATACTTGCGCGTGTAGCGAGTGTGGTTTTATGAAAGTGAATACCATGCAAAAATTGTATGACTGCTTGTTAAATGAAAGGCCACAAATTGATGTGCCCGAAGACATCAGGGTAAAAGCATTAGTGCCTATTGAGCGCATGTTGGAATTATCTAAGTCGTTATGA
- a CDS encoding ABC transporter permease, whose translation MLKILKYSFYDLMRSRWSYVYFSFYLLLGVVLLFLNNDLSKAVITLMNVIIILVPLIGTIFGVMYYYNSKEFTELLLAQPLKRSSIFLGQYFGVALSLTMSLILGLGIPFVFYGLFESSAIWDFSLLLITGAFLTLIFTALAFNIALSNENKIKGFGYAILLWLFLAIIYDGLFLMSLVLFEDYPLDKLSLVGTMLNPIDLSRTLILLKLDISALLGYTGAIFKKFFGTNFGLIISFTMLTVWVVLPVLRIVFKAKKKDF comes from the coding sequence ATGCTTAAAATATTAAAATATAGTTTTTACGATTTAATGCGCAGTCGCTGGAGCTATGTGTATTTTTCATTTTATTTATTACTAGGTGTTGTCTTGTTGTTTTTAAATAATGATTTATCAAAAGCAGTCATAACCTTAATGAATGTTATTATTATTTTAGTACCTTTAATAGGAACCATTTTTGGTGTGATGTACTATTATAATTCCAAAGAGTTTACTGAACTCTTATTGGCACAACCCTTAAAACGTTCGTCTATCTTTTTAGGACAGTATTTTGGTGTTGCTTTGTCATTAACAATGAGCCTTATTTTAGGATTGGGTATTCCATTTGTTTTTTACGGGTTATTTGAGAGTAGTGCTATATGGGACTTTTCATTATTGCTCATTACAGGCGCTTTTTTAACCCTAATATTTACAGCATTAGCCTTTAATATTGCCTTATCTAATGAGAATAAAATTAAAGGTTTTGGGTATGCCATTTTACTTTGGCTATTCCTAGCTATTATTTATGATGGTTTGTTTTTAATGTCTTTAGTGCTTTTTGAAGATTATCCGCTGGACAAACTATCTTTAGTTGGTACGATGTTAAACCCTATCGATTTATCCCGCACGCTCATTTTGTTGAAACTAGACATTTCGGCACTGTTAGGCTATACGGGTGCTATCTTTAAAAAGTTTTTTGGAACTAATTTCGGTTTAATAATTTCATTTACAATGCTTACTGTTTGGGTGGTTTTACCTGTTTTAAGAATTGTTTTTAAAGCTAAAAAGAAAGATTTTTAA
- a CDS encoding ABC transporter ATP-binding protein gives MVSIENLHKKFSKNVVLNGINLSISEGGIFAILGPNGSGKTTLIKSILGMVIPNKGAISVLGNNIKASSSYRHKIDYLPQIANFPSNLKVKELITMIKDLRGKTTNDEHLIRLFTLDPFLDKKLGNLSGGTKQKVNIVLTFMFDSPLIILDEPTTGLDPISLIRLKELIQAEKAKGKTILITSHIMSFVEEVSDEIVFLLEGQIYFKGSISELKTKTKQPNFEHAIASILTENHA, from the coding sequence ATGGTAAGCATTGAAAATTTACATAAAAAATTCAGTAAAAATGTGGTGCTCAACGGGATCAATTTAAGTATTTCTGAAGGCGGTATTTTTGCTATTCTTGGTCCAAATGGCTCGGGTAAAACCACACTTATCAAGTCTATTTTAGGCATGGTTATTCCTAATAAAGGCGCTATTTCTGTTCTTGGGAACAATATTAAAGCAAGTTCTAGTTACAGGCATAAAATTGATTATTTACCTCAAATTGCCAATTTTCCAAGTAACCTTAAAGTCAAGGAACTCATTACCATGATTAAGGATTTACGGGGGAAAACAACAAATGATGAACACTTAATACGTTTGTTTACACTAGACCCTTTTTTAGATAAAAAATTGGGAAACCTTTCTGGCGGAACAAAGCAAAAAGTTAATATTGTTTTAACCTTTATGTTCGATAGTCCGTTAATTATTTTAGACGAACCTACAACTGGATTGGATCCTATTTCACTCATTCGATTAAAGGAATTGATTCAGGCAGAAAAAGCTAAAGGAAAAACCATATTAATCACCTCTCATATCATGAGTTTTGTTGAAGAAGTTTCAGATGAAATTGTATTTCTTTTAGAAGGGCAAATTTATTTTAAAGGCTCTATTTCAGAATTAAAAACCAAAACAAAGCAGCCCAATTTTGAACATGCTATTGCATCCATTTTAACTGAAAATCATGCTTAA
- a CDS encoding nitrous oxide reductase family maturation protein NosD: MHAQTIEVCKSCKISTLKEAIAAAKDFDTIVIKKGTYKEHNILVDKPLTIIGKNYPVIDGELKGEIITIVSDHVTVDGLFIINVGNSYTEDYAAIRVKNSKNFLIQNLVLEKLFFGIYIEKSRDGKVFHNKIVGEAVEEYNSGNGIQLWYSKNVQIEHNFVQHVRDGIYLEFSDDCIIKNNVSALNVRYGLHFMFSNDDTYEDNTFENNGAGVAVMFSKRIKMYNNIFKENWGTASYGLLLKEINDAEIEGNTFADNTIGINVEGSNRINYKHNNFKNNGWAIKVRGACYTNIFTENNFLYNSFDIAYNSKVNDNEFDKNYWSSYTGYDLDKNGIGDVPYRPVKLFSYIVNRTPETIILMRSLFIDIIDFSEKVSPVFTPDNLLDNNPLTKRIVW; encoded by the coding sequence ATGCACGCACAAACTATTGAGGTTTGTAAAAGCTGCAAAATTTCAACTTTAAAAGAAGCTATTGCTGCTGCAAAAGATTTTGATACTATTGTTATAAAAAAGGGCACTTATAAAGAACATAATATTCTAGTAGATAAACCACTAACTATTATTGGTAAAAATTATCCCGTTATTGATGGCGAGTTAAAAGGCGAAATTATTACCATAGTATCAGATCATGTTACGGTTGATGGGTTATTCATTATAAATGTTGGTAACAGTTATACTGAAGATTATGCAGCTATTCGAGTTAAAAACAGCAAAAATTTTCTGATTCAGAATTTGGTTTTAGAAAAGTTGTTTTTTGGCATTTATATCGAAAAATCAAGAGACGGAAAAGTGTTTCACAATAAAATTGTGGGTGAAGCTGTGGAAGAATATAATTCTGGAAACGGTATTCAACTTTGGTACAGTAAAAATGTTCAAATTGAACATAATTTTGTTCAACACGTTCGTGATGGTATTTATTTAGAATTCTCTGATGATTGCATCATTAAAAACAATGTAAGTGCTTTAAATGTACGTTACGGATTGCACTTCATGTTCTCTAACGATGATACTTATGAGGACAATACCTTTGAAAATAATGGTGCAGGTGTTGCTGTAATGTTTTCAAAACGTATTAAAATGTACAACAACATTTTTAAAGAAAATTGGGGAACTGCATCTTATGGCTTGTTACTTAAGGAAATCAACGATGCCGAAATTGAAGGCAACACGTTTGCAGACAACACCATTGGTATTAACGTAGAAGGGTCTAACCGCATTAATTACAAACACAACAATTTTAAAAATAACGGTTGGGCTATTAAAGTGCGTGGTGCCTGCTACACCAATATATTTACAGAAAATAATTTTTTATACAATTCCTTTGACATTGCCTATAACAGCAAGGTTAACGACAATGAGTTTGACAAAAATTATTGGAGTAGCTACACAGGTTACGATTTAGATAAAAATGGTATTGGAGATGTACCTTATAGGCCTGTAAAATTATTCTCTTATATAGTAAACAGAACGCCGGAAACCATCATTTTAATGCGTAGTTTATTTATAGATATCATCGATTTTTCCGAAAAAGTATCACCTGTTTTTACACCAGATAATTTATTGGACAACAACCCATTGACAAAAAGAATAGTATGGTAA
- a CDS encoding cupin domain-containing protein yields MYNINDAINLTEYNGLKAGKLLDINAKEILHISLEKDAIFPKHTSPTNANLLVLEGAISFFINDLEYKLTKHQIFNFPEHEEHWVEASADSKFLIIR; encoded by the coding sequence ATGTATAACATTAACGACGCTATAAATTTAACCGAATATAACGGTCTAAAAGCAGGAAAGCTACTAGACATCAATGCCAAAGAAATTCTTCATATAAGCTTAGAAAAAGATGCCATTTTTCCTAAGCATACATCGCCGACTAATGCCAATTTATTGGTGCTTGAAGGGGCTATCTCTTTTTTTATTAATGATTTAGAATATAAACTAACTAAACATCAAATTTTCAACTTTCCAGAACACGAAGAGCATTGGGTAGAAGCTAGTGCGGACTCTAAATTTCTTATAATAAGATAA
- a CDS encoding nitrous oxide reductase accessory protein NosL, with product MQTLKHYSIIALLLLFFSCNVSPKQINYGSDGCHFCKMTIVDKTHAAEIVTKKGKVYKFDATECMVDFLKDFDTSEVKLYLSNNYSEPEALIDATQATFLISENIPSPMGAYLSAFKTKADAIKTQSDKGGTLYTWEELLAHLK from the coding sequence ATGCAAACACTAAAACACTATTCAATTATTGCATTATTGCTGTTGTTTTTCAGTTGTAATGTATCACCAAAACAAATAAATTACGGAAGTGATGGCTGCCATTTTTGTAAAATGACGATTGTAGATAAAACACATGCTGCGGAAATTGTTACAAAAAAAGGCAAAGTCTATAAATTTGATGCCACCGAATGCATGGTTGATTTTTTGAAAGATTTCGATACTTCAGAAGTTAAATTATACTTGTCAAACAATTATTCAGAGCCCGAGGCCTTAATTGATGCCACTCAAGCGACGTTTCTAATTAGTGAAAATATTCCAAGCCCGATGGGCGCCTATTTATCTGCATTTAAAACTAAGGCAGATGCTATAAAAACGCAGTCAGACAAGGGAGGCACCCTTTACACTTGGGAAGAATTATTAGCACATTTAAAGTAA
- the nosZ gene encoding Sec-dependent nitrous-oxide reductase, with protein sequence MKNILTSTIAIVAVLVAFTSCNNSGKSNNSGALSSNNAEKVYVAPGEHDSHYAFISGGYSGNLTVYGLPSGRMFKEIPVFSQFPTNGYGYSEETKPMLETSYGFVPWDDSHHPDISQTKGELDGRWIFINGNNTPRIARISLTTFETEEIIEVPNSAGNHSSSFITENTEYVVAGTRFSVPVPQKDMSIKDYKGNFKGALSFISVDPEHGHMDIKFQVLMPGFNYDLSHPGRGKSHGWFFFTTYNTEEANTLLEVNASQNDKDFIAAINWKKIEEYVNNGGGTMMPANYAHNVYDEATHTATSTMKKEVRVVNPSEVPGAVYLLPTPKSPHGCDVDPSGEYIVGNGKLSANLTVHSFTKMLDAIENKKFAGDAYGIPILNFEDVLAGSVEQPGLGPLHTEFDGKGNAYTTFFISSEVVKWKLGTWEVIDRKPTYYSVGHLTIPGGNSAKPFGKYMFAMNKITKDRYLPTGPEMEHSAQLYDISGDKMELLLDFPTHGEPHYAAAIPAEIIKNNSKKIYRLAENEHPRKATNDAEVKIVRDGKNVHVYMTMIRSHFSPDNIEGVKVGDKVFFHVTNLEQDFDVPHGFAMIGANNAELLIGPGQTRTLTWEPKQVGVWPFYCTDFCSALHQEMQGYVRVSPASSNIELSWSLGDD encoded by the coding sequence ATGAAAAATATATTAACATCAACTATTGCAATTGTAGCGGTTCTTGTCGCATTTACAAGCTGTAATAACTCAGGTAAGTCCAATAACTCTGGAGCCTTATCTAGTAACAACGCAGAAAAGGTGTATGTAGCTCCTGGTGAGCACGATTCGCATTACGCATTTATCTCTGGAGGATATAGTGGTAACCTTACGGTTTACGGCTTACCGTCAGGCAGAATGTTTAAAGAAATTCCGGTATTCTCTCAATTTCCAACAAATGGTTATGGCTATTCTGAAGAAACCAAACCTATGTTAGAGACATCTTATGGTTTTGTACCTTGGGATGATTCGCATCACCCAGACATTTCTCAAACTAAAGGAGAATTAGATGGTCGTTGGATTTTTATTAATGGAAACAATACACCTCGTATTGCAAGAATTAGTTTAACAACTTTTGAAACTGAAGAAATTATTGAAGTTCCAAATAGTGCAGGAAACCACAGTTCATCTTTTATTACAGAAAATACTGAGTATGTCGTAGCGGGGACACGTTTTTCTGTACCAGTCCCACAAAAAGACATGTCTATTAAAGACTATAAAGGAAACTTTAAAGGGGCGCTATCTTTTATCTCTGTAGATCCAGAACATGGTCATATGGATATTAAATTCCAAGTACTAATGCCAGGTTTCAACTATGATTTATCGCATCCTGGACGTGGAAAATCCCATGGTTGGTTCTTCTTTACCACTTATAATACAGAAGAAGCCAATACTTTATTAGAGGTTAATGCTTCTCAAAACGATAAAGATTTTATTGCTGCTATAAACTGGAAAAAAATTGAAGAATACGTAAATAATGGTGGTGGTACAATGATGCCAGCAAATTATGCGCATAACGTATATGATGAAGCAACACATACTGCAACGTCTACTATGAAAAAAGAAGTACGTGTGGTGAATCCTTCAGAAGTTCCTGGAGCTGTATATTTATTACCAACTCCAAAATCACCTCATGGTTGTGACGTAGATCCATCGGGAGAATATATTGTTGGTAACGGTAAACTTTCAGCTAATTTAACAGTACACTCATTTACAAAAATGCTTGATGCTATTGAGAACAAAAAATTTGCAGGTGATGCTTATGGTATTCCAATTTTAAACTTCGAAGATGTTTTGGCAGGTTCTGTAGAGCAACCAGGTTTAGGACCTTTACATACCGAATTTGATGGTAAAGGAAATGCCTATACGACCTTCTTTATTTCTTCTGAAGTTGTAAAATGGAAATTGGGTACTTGGGAAGTTATTGACAGAAAACCAACGTATTATTCTGTTGGTCACTTAACAATTCCTGGAGGAAACTCTGCAAAACCTTTTGGTAAATATATGTTTGCTATGAACAAAATAACAAAAGACCGGTATTTACCAACAGGCCCAGAAATGGAACACTCTGCACAACTTTATGATATCTCTGGAGATAAAATGGAATTACTTTTAGATTTCCCTACACATGGTGAGCCTCACTATGCAGCAGCAATTCCAGCAGAAATTATTAAAAATAATTCGAAAAAAATCTATAGGCTAGCTGAAAACGAACATCCAAGAAAAGCAACAAATGATGCTGAGGTCAAGATAGTTAGAGATGGTAAAAACGTTCATGTTTACATGACCATGATACGTAGTCACTTCTCACCAGATAATATTGAAGGTGTTAAAGTAGGAGACAAAGTATTCTTCCATGTAACTAACTTAGAACAAGATTTCGATGTACCTCACGGTTTCGCAATGATTGGTGCTAATAATGCTGAATTGTTAATTGGACCAGGACAGACCAGAACGTTAACTTGGGAACCTAAGCAAGTAGGTGTTTGGCCATTCTATTGTACAGATTTCTGTTCTGCATTACATCAAGAAATGCAAGGATACGTTCGTGTATCTCCTGCAAGCTCAAATATAGAGTTGTCTTGGTCTTTAGGTGACGATTAA
- a CDS encoding fasciclin domain-containing protein has product MKTNLKILFTTLLVVLFFNCKNNKDDQTEEPATTVTEQTDEKQGQAFIEDDGSTPNVLQIAIGSKDHTTLVAAVQAAQLENVLVNAGPLMVFAPTNEAFSALPEGTVENLLKPENKDALANILKYHVTPGNYSKEFLKKFKKLGQANNQYVQIEIVDGEPMIGGAKILGSVKAGNGIVHVIDKVLLPPTDE; this is encoded by the coding sequence ATGAAAACTAACCTTAAAATCCTATTTACCACACTTCTTGTTGTATTGTTCTTTAACTGTAAGAATAATAAAGACGATCAAACAGAAGAGCCGGCAACAACAGTTACTGAACAAACTGACGAAAAACAAGGTCAGGCCTTTATTGAAGATGATGGATCTACACCTAATGTATTACAAATAGCCATTGGCTCAAAAGATCATACAACTTTGGTTGCTGCGGTACAAGCTGCTCAATTAGAAAATGTTTTAGTAAATGCAGGACCTTTAATGGTATTTGCACCAACTAATGAAGCCTTTTCAGCATTACCAGAAGGCACTGTAGAAAATTTGTTAAAGCCAGAAAACAAGGATGCTTTAGCTAATATCTTAAAGTATCACGTTACTCCTGGAAACTACTCTAAAGAGTTTTTAAAGAAGTTTAAAAAGTTAGGTCAAGCGAACAACCAATATGTACAGATAGAAATTGTTGATGGAGAACCAATGATTGGAGGTGCAAAAATACTTGGCAGTGTAAAAGCTGGTAATGGTATTGTGCATGTCATAGATAAAGTATTATTGCCACCAACTGATGAATAA
- a CDS encoding c-type cytochrome, which translates to MKKTLNIVMAFFAILLISCGGKEEKKKEGFSYEKKAPTEQKATSSAEKVPASKKVALSNKGIGPITSIDLPAEIDQSMAAHGADIYKKMCTACHRADKKFIGPAPTGILERRTPEWVMNMILNPDEMVQKDPLAKELLMEFNGSPMANQNLTEEEARAVLEYFRTLK; encoded by the coding sequence ATGAAAAAAACACTAAACATTGTTATGGCCTTTTTTGCAATACTGCTAATAAGTTGTGGTGGTAAAGAAGAAAAAAAGAAAGAGGGCTTTTCTTATGAAAAAAAAGCGCCTACAGAACAAAAAGCAACTAGTAGTGCCGAAAAAGTTCCGGCCTCAAAAAAAGTAGCCCTATCCAACAAAGGCATTGGTCCAATCACATCTATTGACTTACCTGCCGAAATTGACCAAAGTATGGCAGCCCACGGTGCTGATATCTATAAAAAAATGTGTACCGCTTGCCACCGAGCAGATAAAAAATTTATTGGTCCAGCTCCAACAGGGATTTTAGAACGTAGAACACCGGAATGGGTTATGAACATGATTTTAAATCCAGATGAAATGGTACAAAAAGATCCTTTGGCAAAAGAGTTGTTAATGGAATTTAATGGCTCGCCTATGGCTAACCAAAATCTTACCGAAGAAGAAGCCAGAGCAGTTTTAGAATATTTTAGAACATTAAAATAA